Within the Malaclemys terrapin pileata isolate rMalTer1 chromosome 24, rMalTer1.hap1, whole genome shotgun sequence genome, the region TAGGCTACTGAAGAACCTCAGTAGTTTTAGGTCCGTACCAGCCtgatctggatttgaactggtaatGTACAGGTGAAAGACTCAATATACCATTATGAGTCTCCAAAACCCTCTTCTGTCTCTTACATGTGCGTGACTATAAGCAGGAATTGATGCATTACGGTGCATTAGCATGTTAATTCAGTGATCTGCTTTAGTCTAGAATTAAAGGTGGGTTAAGTTTCAAGATTATCAGGCTGCAAAGTAATCTTAAGTCCTAAATGTAACATGTAAACATATACAAGCTCTTGATTTAAGAGGTGAGATCAAAGTACATAAATGTCTAATGGAAGAATATATCCATCTCAAAGAAGAGAGTGGGACTAACTCCTCTGAGATTTTTAGGTCCTTTTACCTCCCTGTATCAAGGATCTGATCTATGAAAAAAATCCTCCACTGCATAATTCCTGTGGAATCAGCTTTGTGCTGGTTTGAGCAGTGATAGTGGATTAAACTCCAATTGTTTGCAAACTGGTATGTGAGCTAGCTGCTTTATTCAAGAAAGTGCTTCGGGGCAGGTTGTAGGGAGCTAATGAACTGTGGTGTCACCTTCACAGAGCTGGGTTCATATATGGTTCAGAATGCAAACTAAACTAGTTTGAACTTGTAGGCTTGCGTGACACTTCATCGACACATCCAGAATTTACCACAAATCTCCGCCTACAGAAGCCACTCCCACTATGCCCAGATCTTCCCCAAACCAATTCATTGGCTTCCCCTGAACCTCTGTGTCACATTTAAGCTCCTTGTTCTTACCTTCAAAGCCCTGCATAACTTGGCTTCTGCCTACCTCTCTGCAAGTAACTAAACCCCCATCTTGCTTTTCTTTCTTCCATGCAGCCTCCTGTTCTGAGGTGCTCCCTCCAGCCTGAATTTTCAATGCCTCTGCTAAGTCCTGTGAACACTTCATTTGGCCTGTGAACCTTAGTGTTAAAACAGAGAACTAACTTTGCAGCACCAGCTCTGCCCTGTTGCTTCTTGATGTCCTTCAACCTTCCATCTTTCATCTGCTGATTGCGTAGATTGCAAGCCAGGGCTGGGTCCCTTGTCTTTGCATGTCTGGCTCCAACCTGCTTTTAGTGTTGTCATTGTACAGCACAGTAATTTGTACTTCAGAGACAACTGGCACATCTGGGGAAAGCTATGGGTCAGAATTTTAGAGACTGGATGAATTAGTTGCAAGCTTCTGAACACAAGTTGATGTAGTTCTATTAATGCTGGAAAATTTCACTTGCAGCGTTTCACATCTCTGCTGCTACTTGCTGTGTGTGAGTTATGCTTGTAATCTCAGTACAAATATAACAAATTGTGACACATATAGGGAGGAGACAATTCAAGTGAAGCAAACTAaggcctttgtgtgtgtgtatgtctgtatGTAATTTGGATGCTAGCAGTACCCTCTGATCCTATCTTTAAATGTCACTGGACCATAACTCAACTTGACcataactcaaaaaaaaaatgaagctaaaTTCTGCATTGTCTTTGTATTGCTTAAACACTCAGCCTTTCTCCTCCTTGCACCCAACCACTGCTGCTTGTTCTCCATCCTCAATTGTTCACCTCTGATACTCCTAGGCTCTGCATCAAGAGTCCACTAGCTTCTGCTAACTCCAGGCCTGGTGCTTTAGTTGAGCGTTGATAACTCGGGGGTAgaactagctttttttttttttttttgatgggtgAAGCAAGCAGAAAAATGCTAAAATGGGATTTTAAATGGTAGGATAGATGCACAGTGAAAACAGACTATCCTAGTTGAATAGATGAACAATGCATAGGGAGGTTAACCCAGATTTCTGCCCTCTCCAGAGAAGAATGGTGGCTGTAGTCCCCTCTGCACCTCTTCCTGAGCCCCCGGTTTTGCAAAAGGAAAAACTGGAGTGACCATGTGAAGCAGGTTCCTGTGCAATTTCTGGCTGTTCTTGGAGCTGGTAAATTAGTTTCTATAGTGGATTAATTTACACTGATTCTCAGTGCTAAAGCATGGGGGTCTCTGAATGTTAAACAGCTTGTGTCCGTATTGTCCAATCACTGTTAAATGGGGAGTGAAAGCAGATCTTGCAGTGGCACTGTGCTCCTGTTGTGTTAATGTCACAAATGCCACCTCAGCAGCACGGCAGGCACTGGCAGAAGATGAACCGCAAAGCTTAAAGCAAAAACTGCATTATGGCCAGCAATCTGCTCGCTTTCCACTGCCAGCCTATGGTGGGGAGATCGGGCAGAAGTAGctctttagtttttttttaatttaaaagtttgAATTTAAAACTAtgctgaaagaacaggagtacgtgtggcaccttggagactaaccggagtacttgtggctgtagcccacaaaagcttatgcgcaaataaatttgttagtctctaaggtgccacacgtactcctgttctttttgcagatacagactaacacggctgcgactCTGAAAACTATGCTGAATGCATCTCTAATGACCCAGTTATTCAAGTATTCTGTGACCGTAGACCTATTTGTTAGCTCGCCTGGTCATCTATAAAGAAACACTCAAGAGACCTAAATTTTCcagagtgactagtgatttttgggtgtccaatttgagatcCTTTACATGGGCACGATATTTCAGAGCGGTGGCTCTCAGTCTTTAAAATCTTAGCTATTACTTGCAGTGAACAAGACTCTTCCTTCCCTATGTTAACTCCTACAATGACTGGAGTTTAGTAAAAATGTCATGGGTCTCGATTCACTGTTAGCCTGGTCTTTGCGCAGGAAAATATttccaaatcagaatggaagGATTTTACATTTGGTCATTTAAACCAAAGCAAAGAGTGTAAAATCCTAGGCGTCTGACTTGGAAGCATTGTACTCTCATGTTGCATTGGGGTAACTGACTGCAACAAGGGGCAGGATAATGGAGAAGATCTTAACTCTTCTTTATTTGTGCTTTTCATCTTGTATTTTGTGCAGCTTGGAGATGCAAGCTTGACTGGATGCATTGAATTTCTAAACCAGGTTTGCTTTCCAGTTCTCCTGCACTTCAGCTGTTTGGAATTGCAACATGGCAGGGGCATGTTTTAAATGGTTGGAcaggttttgtttaataaaccaTTAAATCTGTTTGAAGTGTAGCTCTGCCCAGCAACAGAAACTGAATCAACCTGTGCTAACAACTGAGCCAGCATTGTCTGCCACACCTTGGCCTAAGGCTTATGTGTGAatcctctcacaaagtacagcaGGGTGGAGGCTCTCCAAATTCTGTGAGCAAGAGCGAGAAATGCCCCAATGATAGTATTGGAGGAACAGTTCTATTAGGAAATCTGATCttgggcatgtcttcactgcacttaACTCAGGTGTTTGGCAGTTGGGTCTAGACTAGTACAAAGCCCTATCCgacttctgggggcatatcccataGTTCTTTGGGCTGCTGCAGCAGTAAACCAAGatgctttgtgatttttttcccagtgaatgggggtggagggcaggaggggacacTTGTCTGTTCTGGGCACAgggagggaattgtgggaaggcattggggGACTATCAGTACTTGAGTGATTTAGCCTCATCCACACTAACAGTGGGTGAGGACCAGTGTGAGTGAAAGCAGCACCCAAGTTCCAATCCATGTCGCCAGCTAGCCTGGGTTCAGAGCACCACCAAACTCAGGTGAGAGGGTGTTGTGTGTGGACGGGAGAGGGCTTAGGGGCAACACCTGAGTAAGAACCCAGGTTAACTCTGCCTTGAAGACCTACCTAATGTGTGAGACAAATTCTCTGCTCCCTCCTAGATGAGTTGAAAAAGGACGGACAGTTTTATGGTGCCACCCACTGGGAAGCAAGGAGGTAGCAGTTCTGAAACCCATATAAATCTCAGCCATGTTGCCTCCCTTAGGTTTTCTTTGCCTCCTTATCTTGGAAGCACAGAGGCATTGCCTCCTCTTTcctgctctctccctccatctggaCTAAGGAAGGAATAGGAGACAAGAAAAAGGAGAGTAAGGAGAGAAGCCAGAGACCTGAGATTTCTGCTTCAGCCCAGGGGAATGGATAGAAAGCAGAGCTCCTACCTCTGCAGCGGAGCATCCTTCATAGTGGTCTCAGCTGGGGCCAGCCATTTAATCAGACATGGAAATGGCCGAGTGGTCTCTCCTACTTCTGAAAGGTGGCTACTTGCGTACCTGGGACGAGCACCCTGCCTAAGCGTTCTGCTTTGCTTCACAGCCTACTCAGCTCTACAGAAGCTTCTCTGCCTCCACCTGGACCTGATGTCTTGTTCTGGTAAGTCCTGCACTGATGGGGATTTCTTTTGCCTTGCCCTTTCTCAGCGGGGATTCCCCTCAACCATCTGCTCCTCACCTCCTGCTTTTGCTCCAATTTCTGCAGCCTCTTCATCTTCCTGGAATTCCAtccgccccttcccaccctgcccAGGCATCTGTACGGTTGGAGTGCAGAGCCGAAGGACTCAAAATCACCTGACAGCCTTGCTCCTAGCCCCTGGCGTAGGGGGCAGATTGTCGGCATAGCCAGAGTACTGTGATTATGGTTATTTGCTGCTTCCTAGGGCCTAGAGGGAGAGATGAAAagcagcataaattagagcagccctgaggctgatcTAACTTACACCAAGCGGGCAAGCAGGGCCTCGGTATACTCAGAACATGGGGAGACCACAGGTGACACAGTCCCTCTTCCCTTCGTATCCCCAAGCACAGGAATAGAGTAACTGAGAATTGGTCCCACTGTGCTATGTTAGATCACTCACATTTTATTGAGCCACTATCCAATATCCTTtctgtaattttctttttttatcttaAAATTAATTTGGTTAATAAAGCTCACAAGGACTCAAATCTATATTCTAGCCAAACAACTAGAATCCAGCAGGGAGTGACTTCTTTTCTGagaaattttgatgaaaatgaagGGGAACagttttggttgggtttttttttttttttttttttcctcaaaaacttTCAGCTTTTCTTTGAACAAATAAATTGGAACCTGaacaattttcagttttaaactatttattttttccctctaaaaATTTCATTTATGACAGAAATGGAATCTTTCCCATTTACCtaataaggcatttttctgttgcaaaatgctTTTTAATAGAAATTTTTCGATCAGCTCCTAACCCAAGTCTCCAGTGAACTTATGCAAAGCATGGGCCGGGGAAATGGTTTATAGAAACTGCTTAACCAATAGCTATTTCCATACTATTTTTGCCCTCATTCTCACAGTTAACTTTATCAGTCAGGTTTTACAACACCCAAAAAGGGTTGGTTCCTGATCTTAGTCCCATGTTATTGGTCAtctccccacctccttcccaagTTGATGGGGAGAGGTTCCAATATTTGTTTCTGGTGTGGGCACATGTCTGATCTAGAGTATCTTCTGTGCCACAGgaccactgaattgccgccatctctggggtgggtgAAAGGTGACAGCCAGGACTGGCCTACAGTCCAGGGGAGTCTCCTAAAACCTCGGGAAATGCCTACTTTGAAACCCACTTCCACCAAAAAGCCCTTGAGGTATGGGCCAGGATTTGTGGGGGCTTAGGGCCGGCCCAGGTGGGTGAATACTTGGCAGGTAGCAGCCACCTCGGGAGTGATGGATTGTAGGTGGGACATGAAGaaccagcacacagcccctaccTCCAGAGAGTAGACAGACGGCAGACTTCTCTAGGATGTTTGCTTGGATTGAGGAGAGGGGTCAAATATCCGTAACATGGAATAGTGGCTGGTGGGGTATCAACTTCTGGGGCAGAAGCCAGGCAGGAAAGGTGGCAGGACAGAGCACCAGGCAGCGGCCAGGGGGACTAGGAGATCTGTTACTACCCTCTGTGGTAAGTCGAGCTGGATAAGGAGCTGCATGTGGGTGGGGGATGCCATAGGGGCCTCGGTGTGTGCCCGGGGGTAGCCACCTTGGGAAGCAGCCTGTGCCAGAGTGGGGGCTGTGTTCAGCTGGGGCTAgtctggagcagggtgggggaataagtagggttgccaacagtccctttATTACTTCATCtctgctgagtgctgcaaaaagctaCAAGAAATACCCCTGCACCGGTAGCTGAGTACTGGTTGTGATTAGTATTAACATTAGGTggaagagtggggtgggggtgctgagaaaaCAGCCCCCAGTGTTGCCAACCTTAGGGATAAGTgtgggattggggggtgggggtggcagaggAGATGGGGGCCAGCATGTATGAGACTTTAGAGTTttaggcaacagagggtcctgtggcacctttgagactaacagaagtattgggagcataagctttcgtgggtaagaacctcacttcttcagatgcaagactagGGTTTTAGGGTATGTCTGGGGTAGGGAGGTGCCCTAGAAATGGATAGGTGAGCCATGTTGCTgctgtagggtgaccaaacagcaagtgtgaaaaattgggacagggagaggggggtaataggagcctatataagaaaaaaaaaaaaaacaaatcgggactgtccctataaaattgggacatctggttaccctatgcTGCTGGCACCCCACGTGCTGCGCCAGCAGGGATGAGCGAGACTAACACCgcttccctccttctctccccgccgcccccccggcctactttctttttttttagcgGCGGCCCCTTTAAATCTCAGTGAGGGCGGAACGGCTGCGCTGAAGCCGTAGTGGGCGGGGCCTGCCCCTTGCCCTGCTCTCGCGATATCAGGCGCCGCCCGGACGAGATCAGCCCTTTCCGAAGAGACGCGGCCAAGATGGTGGGTGAGAGTGGCGTGGGCCGGAGCCCTTAATCCGGCTCCATCCGCTTCGGGGCCGGCTCGGCCGGGGCTCTGGGTGCCGATACCCCCGGAGGGCGCTGCCCCCTGCACGCCTGGGGCTGTATGGGCGGGGAGGGAACGGGCCTGGGCTTGGTTGAGCtgctgcagcccggtccgggccCTGGCGGGGGCGTGGAGTCCCCCGTCTTCTCCGGGGCTGGGGCCCGAGCGGAGTGGGGGGGGGATgcgttgtggggggagggggcccgggagaagagtggggggcagggattgtgATGGGGTAGTTGGGGTGTGAGTGTTGTGCATGTGTCTTGGGGGGCTCTTGGCGGTGCTGCGGGTGTGTGCAGTGTAGGTCGGTGGGGTTGTGTTGTGTAGGCGATGTCTGTGACTCTTGGGGGGCTCTGTGTTGAGGGAGCGTTgtgtcttgggggggggaggggagagttgtgAGATTGTCCATGGACAATGTGTGGAGCTGGGCTCAGGGAACATTGTGAGCCTGAGTGTGTGTAACGTGTGCTGTGGCAGGACGGGGCACCCAGGGAGTTGTCTGGAGACAGGGTGCCAGTGACGCATGTGGTTGTGGGGGTGCTGTGTAATGTGGGGTGCTTGCTGGGGGAGGCTGATGGAACTCGTGGGCCGCTCTGGGGAGCTGTTGTAGGGCTGGGCCTGGTGCTGACGGTGGGTTTGGGGAGGGCGGTGACGCTTATGGGCTGGGAGCAGTCTGAGCAGGGTTGGTTTATGTAGGTTGTGCTCCTCCAGGCGAAACGGGCTCCAGATATGTCCAGTAACCAATCTCTTGTAAATATAGATGTGCCCAGTTAAGCCATGGGAATGCTTCACCCTTGGGGGGGGTGTTTCATTAGGTCTGTGTGCTCCAAAGTGAAAGGAGCATTAATATTTATCAAACAGTGAATCATTACGAATAATTCACAGCATTTATATTCTGTTTATATTCTTCAGAGCACTTTTACAGAGACTAATGAACTACCACGCATGTGCTCCTCTTCCCCCGGTAACACCTATACGTGGGCAATAACTGGGCTGGTAAACACATGGGAGCAGGGCAGCAAAGGTCTCTGGCAAAACGTCCCGCCTGCTTGGATGTCTTTGTAATTTGGAGGCCTCATCTGTTTTCCCTCTGGTTCTCTCCATCCAGGCGGAAGTCGAACAGAAGAAGAAACGTACCTTTAGGAAATTCACCTACAGAGGTGTCGATCTGGATCAGCTCCTCGATATGTCCTAGTAAGTAACTCTTGCTTATTGGCACCCTTCTCCCCCGTTACCAAACCAAGCAATGAGGTTATGTTAAGAGATGACGGCAGGTCTTGTGGCCAGAGCCCATGACTGGAAATCAAGCTCTCTACATTCTGTGCAACAGGTCTGTAGgccctgtcttcactgcagaagtaGCCAGGTTTAAACAGGATTGTGAAGTAGTTTGGGGCCAAGTGTATTATATGACTTTTATTTTCTCATCTCCTAACAATGACAGTGGACCATATTCTGAACCAAGTGTTCATTGGGATTAAGCTGTGGTTCCTTAATTTGGATAGAATAGCTTTTTTCCTATCCGCTCAGGCAAAAACCTTATAACAAGACCAGACCTTCTgtttagtttccccatctataaaataaagaCACTATCAATCTTCCTCCTGGAGACTTAATTTAGGGTAAATGCATTAATATGGGTAATGTGCCCTGGAATCTCTGAGTACAAAGGGCTATAGAAAAGCAGCATTTTGTTGTCCGCTATTTTACTTGCGTGTTCTGATAGAAGTAATTTGCCATATTCATTCGTATCGCTTAGTCCAAATTAAGGATAccagagtgtgggaggaggggtggtgTCAAACAGGGGCCACTcccccatcattccatgggcccagaactgtgcaggggagagCCCCTAACTCTGAGGGCGCTAGGACCCAGGTGGGGTGCAGCTGCAGAGAGGAGCCCTAGAGTCCAGCTTGCAGGAAGGGGAGTTGACAGAGCAGGGACCTCTGGCCATTCAGAAAACTTTCTACAGTTTGTCTGGATGTTGCATCGATCGGCTGTTTGCTCCATCTCTCAATCTCTTCGCCTCAGCTTTGCCCCCCTCATCCACTTCCCTTCCTCTCTTTCTATTTAGTTAACCCCCTTCTAAGTAAACCCACCCTCAAAAAGTTGTcacacattgttcactctgcttgtggcCTTCCTTGATGTCATGGCTGACtgtctttggggcaaggaccatctactgctgtgtttgtacagcttctAGCCCAATCCTTGGTTGATCGTTAAGCAGTACCACAGTGAACATCATTAATAATTGATACATGGCTCTGCATCTCATTGGAATGTCCTCAGCAATACTGGACTACGGATTTGCTCACTCCTGAATCTTTCCCAACTGTGAACAAATGATGATTCCATCCTCCCACGGCTGGcaatagaacccaggggtcctggcgCCAGGTCCATTTCTGGTGTTTCGCTCCTTTCCTCACTGAATCTAAATGTTACATATGAGCTGACTCATGTTTAGagtcctagaatatcagggttggaagggacctcaggaggtcatctagtccaaccccctgctcaaagcaggaccagtccccagacagatttttaccccagttccctaagtggccctctcaaggattgagctcacaaccctgggtttagcaggccaatgttcaaaccactgagctatccccacccccccagctgatCTAGTCCTCTTCGTTATTTCAGCGAGCAGCTGATGCAGCTGTACAGTGCTCGCCAGCGTAGGCGTCTGAACCGCGGCCTGCGTCGTAAGCAGCATTCCCTCCTGAAGCGCCTTCGTAAGGCCAAGAAGGAGGCCCCTCCCATGGAGAAGCCAGAGGTGGTCAAAACTCACCTGCGCGACATGATCATCCTCCCCGAGATGGTGGGCAGCATGGTCGGCGTATACAACGGCAAAACCTTCAACCAGGTGGAAATCAAGGTGAGCTGTGCAGGAGCGAAAGGTTTAAATACTGCCTGATAGCAGCAGAAACTTACCAGCATCCTGCTTGCTTAGGCCCCGTCTCCGCTCCTGAATTTTCCTGTAATGGATCGATTCTGAAAGGGTAAACCAGTTGCCCTTTAATTTGCTTGAACGTCTGTTCCAGTTGGAGCTTGGCCAGTTCCCTCTCTAGGAGGAGAGTCTCTGTATATGGGGCTTTAACACCTATGAAAGGCAGGTTGTTGTGGGAggtaaacaaaaaaaccaccccaaaactTTGTCATGAAATCATTCTCTATTTTCCTTTGAGAAGGTGGTGTCTGACTTCGGGGAATGTGCTACATACAAGGCTTTTTCTTCTTAGCTTGTTAAGACCTAGACTGAAGTTTTGCAAGAGGTTGCTTGCCCGCCTGGTAATTCAGTGAATGAATCAGTTGTTCATAGTGCTGCTGTG harbors:
- the RPS15 gene encoding 40S ribosomal protein S15, yielding MNYHACAPLPPAEVEQKKKRTFRKFTYRGVDLDQLLDMSYEQLMQLYSARQRRRLNRGLRRKQHSLLKRLRKAKKEAPPMEKPEVVKTHLRDMIILPEMVGSMVGVYNGKTFNQVEIKPEMIGHYLGEFSITYKPVKHGRPGIGATHSSRFIPLK